In a genomic window of Amphiprion ocellaris isolate individual 3 ecotype Okinawa chromosome 13, ASM2253959v1, whole genome shotgun sequence:
- the LOC118471157 gene encoding protocadherin gamma-C5-like: protein MTKRIRYRDWRWQALWWHHFFLLWSTIDAQTRYSIPEELKQGSVVGNLAKDLGLGLSDIFDRKLRVASEAGEQYFSVDAGKGELVVNDRIDREALCGQSASCVLPLQVVIENPLHLYRIEVEIKDVNDNSPSFLSKEKNLKIAEMAAVGTRYPLETAQDLDVGSNSLKSYSLSKDECFSLKIKELANGRKVPELVLEKPLDREKQSVHQLLLTALDGGNPVKTGTSQIIVTVLDNNDNAPTFKKTLYKITVPENSQGGFMLAKVEATDPDEGVNGEIEYSFADHTPETLMSIFQIKSATGEFFLMGQLDYENSATHEIDITAKDKGIPEMEGHCRVQVEVVDINDNAPEIVLTSKPNQIREDAPRGTVVALIRARDLDSDNNAKVTLKLKNGSPFSLKPSFSNNYALVTNGALDRESFSEYSIEITATDSGSPPLSSKKTIPVRITDVNDNPPIFTQPSYNVYLKENGVPGSILFSVSASDLDFGENAKISYSILDSKVQDVSVSSYVYINSDNGSIYSMHSFDYEKLKVFQIQVQAKDQGSPSLSSNATVHVFILDQNDNAPAVIYPSSAALGSLSHQRMPRSAKAGHLVTKVTAVDADSGHNAWISYKVSEATDASLFTVNLYTGEVRTKRAVSEQDDSSQRLLIEIKDDGEPVQSATVTVSILLEDGLHEPILDLRHKSMVEPSKKTGRITLYLILSLASVSVLSLVTFVILAVKCMRSSRSSGSCCMRRSDCDDYKNPNRNLQIQLNTDGPIKYVEVLGGDMLSQSQSFRSCMSPMSEYSDFTLIKPSSTTDFKEVISVLDASLPDSTWTFESQQVSR, encoded by the coding sequence ATGACAAAGAGAATCAGATACCGAGACTGGAGATGGCAGGCGCTTTGGTGgcatcatttctttctcttgtgGAGTACAATAGACGCACAGACTCGTTACAGCATCCCGGAGGAACTAAAACAGGGATCGGTGGTAGGAAATTTAGCCAAAGATTTAGGTTTGGGGCTCTCAGACATTTTTGACCGTAAACTGCGTGTCGCTTCTGAGGCTGGTGAGCAGTATTTCAGTGTGGATGCGGGGAAGGGCGAGCTGGTGGTGAATGACAGAATAGACAGAGAGGCTTTATGCGGACAAAGCGCCAGCTGTGTTTTGCCTCTGCAAGTAGTGATAGAGAACCCCCTACATCTTTACCGGATAGAGGTGGAAATAAAAGACGTCAATGACAATTCTCCCAGTTTTCTGAGCAAAGAAAAGAATTTGAAAATTGCAGAGATGGCAGCGGTGGGTACGCGCTACCCTTTGGAGACCGCACAGGATCTCGATGTGGGCAGTAATTCACTTAAATCGTACAGTCTCAGCAAAGACGaatgttttagtttaaaaattaaagaactgGCTAACGGAAGAAAAGTGCCAGAGCTTGTTTTAGAAAAACCGCttgacagagaaaaacaaagtgtcCATCAGTTGCTGTTGACAGCGTTAGATGGAGGCAATCCTGTCAAAACTGGAACATCACAAATTATAGTGACTGTCTTAGACAACAACGACAATGCCCCTACTTTCAAAAAAACGTTATATAAAATAACTGTGCCCGAAAACAGTCAGGGTGGCTTCATGCTCGCAAAGGTAGAAGCAACAGATCCAGACGAAGGTGTTAATGGAGAAATAGAATATTCTTTTGCTGACCACACACCGGAGACCCTGATGTCTATTTTTCAGATAAAGTCGGCAACTGGAGAATTTTTTCTAATGGGACAATTAGATTATGAAAACAGCGCAACACATGAAATAGACATTACTGCTAAAGATAAAGGCATTCCTGAAATGGAAGGCCACTGTCGGGTTCAAGTGGAAGTAGTAGACATAAATGATAATGCCCCAGAAATTGTTCTCACTTCAAAACCAAATCAAATACGTGAGGATGCACCACGAGGCACCGTAGTTGCTTTAATCAGAGCACGAGATCTTGACTCCGATAACAACGCCAAAGTAACGCTCAAACTCAAAAATGGTTCTCCCTTTAGTTTAAAGCCCTCGTTTTCTAATAATTACGCACTGGTTACAAACGGTGCTTTAGATAGAGAGAGCTTCTCAGAGTACAGCATTGAGATAACAGCCACCGATTCaggctctcctcctctgtccagTAAGAAAACTATACCTGTCAGAATCACTGATGTAAATGACAATCCTCCTATATTCACTCAGCCCTCATACaatgtttatttgaaagagaaCGGAGTACCAGGTTCTATACTGTTCTCAGTATCAGCATCTGACCTGGATTTTGGAGAAAACGCTAAAATCTCTTACTCTATTCTGGACTCTAAAGTGCAGGACGTTTCTGTCTCGTCTTATGTTTACATCAACTCAGATAACGGCAGCATCTACAGCATGCACTCGTTTGACTATGAGAAGCTGAAGGTGTTTCAGATTCAGGTTCAGGCAAAGGATCAGGGCTCTCCGTCTCTCAGCAGCAACGCCACAGTCCATGTTTTCATCCTGGACCAGAACGACAATGCCCCCGCTGTTATTTACCCCTCCTCCGCTGCCCTGGGCTCCCTCTCTCATCAGAGGATGCCCCGCTCGGCCAAAGCGGGTCACCTGGTTACCAAGGTGACGGCTGTGGACGCTGACTCGGGCCACAACGCGTGGATCTCGTACAAAGTGTCGGAGGCCACAGACGCGTCTCTGTTCACTGTCAATCTGTACACAGGGGAGGTGAGGACTAAACGCGCTGTGTCCGAGCAGGACGACTCCTCTCAGAGGCTGCTGATAGAGATCAAGGACGACGGGGAGCCGGTCCAGTCCGCCACCGTCACGGTGTCCATCCTGCTGGAGGACGGTCTCCATGAGCCCATCTTAGACCTGAGACACAAATCGATGGTGGAGCCGAGCAAGAAAACTGGGAGAATCACCCTGTATTTGATTCTGTCTCTGGCCTCGGTGTCCGTGTTGTCTCTGGTGACTTTTGTCATCTTGGCGGTGAAATGcatgaggagcagcaggagcagcggTAGTTGCTGCATGAGACGCAGCGACTGTGATGATTACAAGAACCCGAACAGGAACCTGCAGATTCAGCTGAACACTGATGGACCTATAAAGTACGTGGAGGTCCTGGGAGGAGACATGTTGTCTCAGAGTCAGTCGTTCAGGTCGTGTATGTCTCCGATGTCAGAGTACAGTGATTTCACTTTGATTAAGCCCAGCAGCACCACAGACTTTAAGGAGGTGATCAGTGTCCTGGATGCGTCTTTACCGGACAGCACCTGGACCTTTGAGAGCCAGCAGGTGAGCAGATGA